Proteins encoded together in one Salvelinus namaycush isolate Seneca chromosome 26, SaNama_1.0, whole genome shotgun sequence window:
- the bbln gene encoding UPF0184 protein C9orf16 homolog isoform X2 — protein MSGPNGDPNIPSDDGIIEDEDEFNEEEYAAINTMLDQINSCLDDLEERNDSLNGKLHELLESNRQARQEFRVQLTTATPPGEEQLFPDQDSPATEGEKGREAE, from the exons ATGTCTGGACCAAATGGAGATCCTAACATCCCAAGTGACGATGGCATCATTGAGGATGAAGATGAATTCAACGAAGAAG AGTATGCAGCCATCAACACTATGCTGGATCAGATCAACTCCTGCCTGGATGACCTGGAGGAACGCAACGACTCACTGAATGGCAAACTACATGAACTGTTGGAGTCTAACCGGCAGGCCAGGCAGGAGTTCAGAGTTCAGCTGACCACTGCTACACCCCCAGGAGAGGAGCAACTGTTCCCAGACCAGGATTCTCCAGCCACTGAAGGGGAGAAGGGCAGAGAGGCAGAGTGA
- the bbln gene encoding UPF0184 protein C9orf16 homolog isoform X1: MSGPNGDPNIPSDDGIIEDEDEFNEEGNTEYAAINTMLDQINSCLDDLEERNDSLNGKLHELLESNRQARQEFRVQLTTATPPGEEQLFPDQDSPATEGEKGREAE, encoded by the exons ATGTCTGGACCAAATGGAGATCCTAACATCCCAAGTGACGATGGCATCATTGAGGATGAAGATGAATTCAACGAAGAAGGTAATACTG AGTATGCAGCCATCAACACTATGCTGGATCAGATCAACTCCTGCCTGGATGACCTGGAGGAACGCAACGACTCACTGAATGGCAAACTACATGAACTGTTGGAGTCTAACCGGCAGGCCAGGCAGGAGTTCAGAGTTCAGCTGACCACTGCTACACCCCCAGGAGAGGAGCAACTGTTCCCAGACCAGGATTCTCCAGCCACTGAAGGGGAGAAGGGCAGAGAGGCAGAGTGA